The sequence TAGTCGGGGAGATGTGGCTTATGGTGGTAGTTTAGAAGCTCAGTTGAGGGATAAAGATTATCCGCTTGGTCGGTTTTTGACTACTCTTGGACTTTCTGTTATGGATTGGCACGGTGATCTTGCTATAGGAGGGAACATACAGTCTCAGGTTCCCATTGGACGTTCCTCTAATTTAATTGCTC is a genomic window of Camelina sativa cultivar DH55 unplaced genomic scaffold, Cs unpScaffold11592, whole genome shotgun sequence containing:
- the LOC109131992 gene encoding translocase of chloroplast 120, chloroplastic-like, which codes for RNKAAAGLSVTLLGDSVSAGLKVEDKLIASKWFRMVMSGGAMTSRGDVAYGGSLEAQLRDKDYPLGRFLTTLGLSVMDWHGDLAIGGNIQSQVPIGRSSNLIARANLNNRGAGQVSVRV